The Oscillospiraceae bacterium genome contains the following window.
AGTTTTTGTTTGCCGGTATAGAACGGATGACAATTCGAGCAGATTTCCACACGGAGATTCTCTTTGGTGGAAGCTGTGTCGATGGTTGTTCCGCAAGCGCAACGAATGGTCGTCGGAGCATACTTGGGATGGATAGCAGTTTTCATGGTCTTTCACCTCGTTAGAAATTGACAATATGAATAAGTATAACATAGGTTGCTGGGAAATGCAAGTGTTTTTTGCTTGATTTATATTTTACTTTTGATTATAATGAAAATAACAGAACAAATTAGAGCAGGGAGCGGGAGCGCAGAAGACATCAATAATGTCGGAGAAAGTATTAAGGGTATTTACCATTTTTCGAATATATCAGGGTATTATCAAGCTGATTTGCCAAATTTGCGTGAGTTTAAGAGCAGGGTGGTGGAAGTCAAAGAGAAGGAACCCGGAAAAATTAAAAAATATTCCTTGGAACTGCTAGAAAAACTGCTTGATGAAAAAATCAAATTAATATCAGTAGAAGAATAGAATTTCTACAACCGTCCGATATCTGTCCGAAAAAAGGCACCTTCAAAGGCAATGGGGCGCAATGCCGTGTATGCTGCCGCCAATGCCTCGGGCATATTTTCGCCCAACGCCGTAATGCCCAGCACACGTCCGCCGTTTGTAACAACTTGTCCGTTTGTATTCGCCGTTCCTGCGTGAAAAACAATGGCATCTTGCACATCGTCCAAGCCGGTAATTGGAAAGCCCTTGGGATAATCGCCCGGGTAGCCGCCTGAAGCCATAACGATACAGACAGACGCTTGCTTTCTCCATGCAATCGGGCAGTCAGCCAGTTTGCCGTCGATAATTGCAAGACAGATATCGACCAAATCGCTGTCGAGCAACGGTAAAATGGCCTGCGCCTCTGGGTCACCGAACCGTGCGTTGTATTCGATAACTTTTGGCCCGTCGGGCGTAAGCATCAGCCCAAAATAAATCACGCCTTTGAATGGTCGTCCCTCAGTCGCCATGCCTTGAATGGTGGGCAGGAATATATCACGCTCGCAAATCGCTGCAATGTCAGGCGTATAGTGCGGCGACGGGCAGATAGCGCCCATGCCGCCGGTGTTTGGGCCTTGGTCGCCGTCAAATGCTCGTTTGTGGTCTTGCGATGACGGCATTGCCTTAACCGTGGCGCCATCGGTGAACGCCAGTACAGTGACTTCGGGTCCCGTCATACACTCCTCAATCACCACACGATTGCCAGATGCACCAAATCGTCCGCCGCTCATCATGGAAATAACAGCATCACGCGCTTCGTCTTCCGTTTGTGCGATAATGACACCCTTGCCCAGCGCAAGCCCGTCAGCCTTGATAACGACAGGCATTGATTGTGTTTCTAAATATGCCAGCGCGGCGGTTTGATCGTCAAAAGTTTGATATTTTGCCGTCGGGATGCCGTGTTTCTGCATAAACGCCTTAGAAAAAACCTTGCTGCCCTCTAAAATGGCGGCATTGGCGCGTGGCCCAAATGCAGGGATACCGAGGGCTTCCAGCTTGTCGACCAGCCCCAATGCCAACGGGTCATCGGGCGCGACAAATACTAAGTCGGGTTTATTTGATTCCGCCCAGCTGCAAATGCCGTCCAAATCAGTAGCAGGGTAGGGTAGGCAGGTTGCAATCTGCGCAATGCCGGCATTGCCCGGCGCGACAAAAAGTTCAGGCATGTGGCGGCTTTGCGATAATTTCCATGCAATAGCATGTTCGCGGCCGCCGCCGCCGATAAGTAAGAGTTTCATGTAGAGATTCCTCAAGTTCTAAAATTTGCAGGTTAATGCACAAAATGTCGCATGCCAGTAAACAACATTGCAATGCTGTGTTTATCACACGCGTCAATCGAATCTTGGTCGCGGATTGAGCCGCCCGGCTGTATAATCGCCGCAATGCCTGCCGCTGCCGCCGCCTCCACGCAGTCAGACATAGGGAAGAACGCGTCGCTCGCCATGACGGAACCTTTGGCGTTTGCGCCCGCGTAGCGGAGGGCAATATCCAACGCTGTTACGCGGTTGCATTGCCCCGGGCCAATGCCGACGGTGCGCTTGCCATTGACAAGTACAATAGCGTTTGAACGTACATGTTTGACCACTTTCCACGCAAAGTCAAGCTGCGTTTGCTGCTTGGGCGTGACCAACGCCTTACTGACGCGCTTGGTGCTTTCGTAAAGTTGCACATTCGCACTCTGCACCAACAAGCCGCCGGCAATTTGCTTGATTGTTCGCGTATCAATGGGCGTGAATTCGCTGATTTTGGGCAGTTCCATAACGCGGATGTTTTTCTTTTGTGTTAAGCACGCTAAGGCATCCGGCGCATAGCTTGGTGCAATGACGATTTCGATGAACATTTGGTTAATCGCCTCGGCGACCGCCGGTGTACACTCACGATTCAGCGCGATAATGCCGCCGAAAATTGAAACTTTATCAGCTTCATAGGCATTGTGCCAAGCTTCGTCAATGCATTCGCCAATGCCTACGCCGCAAGGTGTCGCGTGCTTAACGGCGACGCAACATGGCTCAGCAAACTCTTTCACCAACGCAATCGCACCGTTCAAGTCATTGATGTTGCAATACGATAATTCTTTGCCATGTAACTGTCGCGCATTAACCAAATCGCCGTCGTGCGGCGACAGTTCACGGTAATACGCTGCTGTTTGGTGCGGATTTTCACCGTAACGCAAATCTTGCTGCTTCTCGTAGGTCAATGTCAAATGTTCGGGATATGCTACGCTCTGCTCGTTATCAAAATATTGCGCAATTTGCGCATCGTACTGTGCCGTGTACTCAAAGACTTTGCGCGCTAACGTCAGTCTGTACTCCTGCGACACTTCGCCTGCCTGCAAGCATTCAAGCAATGGCGTGTAATCATCGGGTGACACAACAACACAGACGTCCTGCCAATTCTTTGCCGCTGCGCGCAACATGGTAGGCCCGCCGATGTCAATGTTTTCAATGGCCTCATCGCGCGTGACGTTGGGCTTGGCAATTGTTTCGCGGAACGGGTAGAGATTGCACACCACGATATCAATCGGCGCAATGGCAAGCTCTTTAATTTGTGTCATATGCTTGGCATTGCCGCGTACGGCAAGAATGCCGCCGTGAACTTTGGGATGCAAGGTTTTTAGTCGCCCGTCAAGGCATTCGGGGAAGTCGGTCACCGCCTCGATAGGCGTGACATCCAGCCCTGATTCAGCAATCAATTTTGCTGTACTGCCGGTCGATACAAGGTCGTAGCCAAGTGACTGTAATCCTTGCGCCAATTCGACCGCACCGCTTTTGTCAAATACGCTGATTAAGGCTCTTTTGTTCATAGTGAATCTCCTTGCAATTATACATCCTATTATATTATACTGTGTTCTGCAATGCAGCAAATGCTTATTTTGTGCTATCCTCGTCAATTACGGGATTTCCATCCTTGTCGAGAAGTGGCGTCAAGCCACCTGCGCTCACGTACTTGTAAAACAAATATTGCGCCCCCGTTTTTTTATCACGGAGAACGGTTGCCCATTCTCCCATCCCAAACATATCCGTATATAATTTTTCGAAACGTTTTTCTGGTTTAGCCTTTTTCATAATTGTATAATCCTTTTCATTTAGCTATTGTGTAATATCTAACTCGTTGCAATGCACAAAATATAAATTAGCAACTATAAACCTTCCGCCCCTCAACACGCAACTTCCCCTCACAATGCCGGCGCACCGCGTCGCACAACAATGGCCATTCACATTCCTCCATCACGCGCCGCTGCAGCGTTTGCGGCGTATCGTCAGGCAACACATCAATGGATTTTTGCGCAATTACAGGACCGCTATCCGTTTCCGGCCAAACGTAATGCGCCGTTGCGCCCGTGAGCTTGACGCCGTAAGCCAGCGCGGCTTCATGCACGCGCAAACCATAAAATCCATCACCACAAAAAGCGGGAATGAGTGACGGGTGGATGTTGATAATACGGTTGTGGTACGTTTTGCAGAAGATCGGCGACAACACCGTTAAAAAACCGGCAAGAACCACTAAATCAATGTCGTGTGTTGTCAAAACGTCCATAACGGCGCGAGTAAATTTTTCGCGGTCGGGATACTCTTTCTTTGATACGACAGCCGTTGTAATGCCCGCAGTTTGCGCTCGCTCAAGTGCAAAAACATCGAGTCGGGATGACAGCACCAGTGCAATTTCGGCATTCGAGAACATTTCCCTTGCATCAATTAAGGCCTGCAAATTTGTTCCGCCGCCGCTGACCAGAACCGCAATTTTTATCATAAGTGCACGCCCTCGTTTTTGATGACTTCACCTACGATATATGCGTTTTCGCCAACGGCATCCAATGCTGTAATTGCCGCCTGAGCCTCTTCTTTAGAAATAACACAGATTAAGCCTAGCCCCATGTTAAATGTGCCGTATAAATCTTCTTTGCTCAAGTTGCCGCGCTCGGCCAGTAAATCAAAGATCGCGGGGCGGGGGAAAGCTTGTAAGTCAATCTTTACTCCCAAGCCGCTCGGCAACATACGCGGAATATTTTCATAAAACCCGCCGCCGGTGATATGGCTGATACCTTTAATCGTAATCCCTTGCAGCAACGCTTGAATCGCCGAAACATAAATACGCGTGGGCGTAAGCAACTCTTCGCCCAATGTTTTGCCGAGCGACGGTATAAAATCCGATAATCCTTCACGTGAGCAATCAAAAATCTCACGAATCAGTGTAAATCCGTTGGAATGAACGCCCGTTGACGGCAGTCCAAGCAGTACGTCACCCTCTTGTGCGGCATCGTTGTCCACCATTTTAGGCTTGTCTACCATGCCGACGCAAAAGCCGACCAAATCGTAATCACCCGCAGCGTAAACGGCAGGCATTTCGGCTGTTTCGCCGCCGACGAGGGCGCAGCCGGCTTGACGGCAACCTTCGGCAACACCGCTGACGAGCTCAGCTACTTTCTCGGGAATGGTTTTGTGAATGCCGATGTAGTCAAGGAAAAATAGTGGCTGTGCACCTGAGCAAGCCACATCGTTGGCACACATGGCAACACAGTCAATGCCGATGGTGTCATGCTTATCCAGTTCAACGGCAAGTTTGACTTTCGTGCCGACACTGTCCGTACCCGACACGAACACAGGTGTGTCCAACCCGCCAAAATCAGGCTGAAACAGTCCGCCGAATCCACCCAAACTGCCCAGTACGCCTGGGATGTAGGTTGATTCAACCGACTGCTTCATCAATTCAACAGCCTTGTAACCGGCCTCGACATCAACGCCGGCTTGAGCATAACGCTGGCTCATATAAATTCTCCTTTTGTGCAATGGTTTGAGGCGGAATGTTGGTTTCTTACTAGGTTTGTCGGTTTCAGTTATGCTTGATACTTAACCGCCGTATCCATCGTCGGGTGGTATGGGATCAGGTGAAGGTGGCGGCGGCGATGGAGGAGGTGGTGCTGGTGAAGGCGGCGGTGGTGGTGGCGCAGGCGGGTCAGTGGGCGGTGGCGTCGGTGAAGGCGGTGGTGGCGCGGGCGGGTCAGCGGGTGGTGGTGCCGCCTGATGGTTTGGAACCATATCCGCCGAACCGACTTCTATCGTGCGCGGGCGCATACGATAGACATCACGGCCTAAAAATTCTGTGCGCACCAGCACGCCGTCGCGATAGATACGGCGGTGCGCTTCACTGGTAAACCCGGTTGAGCCGCCATCGGTTACGCGCTGATTGCCGGCACCGAGTGCAGGATTATGCACATGTACGGTTTGAATAGGTGTTGAGCCAAGCTGTGTTGACACAATGCTTACAGTATAATTGTTGGTGCGTGTGCCCATAATGCGCACGCGCACACGGTTGCTGTTTGGGTGTTCCACCACTAATCGAATGGGATATGGCGAAGTGTTGCGGAAGCGGAAATCGAGTGAACCCCAAAAAATGGCCGCATCTTGACTCAATGGTGAATATGCTACACGGAAGCCATGCTGATGTCGTTCAACGATCTCCATATTGCCGCGCAATGCCGCCATATAAAGAGTAGAAGATACTTGACAAATGCCGCCACCAAGCATTTGCTCAGTCCGGCCGGCAATGAAGCCGATTCCGCTTTGGAAGCCGCGCGCTGCCGTACGCTGTCCGACTCTACGGTTGAATGAGAAGACATCGCCGGGGTTGAGAATCATGCCGTTAATGAGTTGTGACGATAAGCGTACGTTGGTTTGGCGGCCTGCTGAGAAGTCTAAAATATCTGTATGGATATCGGCAAGCACATCGTTGAAAAAACCTGTTTGTTGTTGTGTACGCAAAGCCGCCGCCGTCAATGTTGGTTTGACGACAGTCAGCGGCACGACAACGGGGTTATCTGATATCGTTTCGAGCAGTTCGTTGGCTTTGTCGATGTCTAACCTCAGCCCGGACTGTTCTTCGGTAATGTCTTGGCCATTGGCTTGCAATGCTGCGTTGCGCATAGGAATGTATACTTCTTCGGCAATCTCGTCCAGTGAGATAGTTTGCCGCTCGGTCACTGCGGCGGCAAAGGAAACAGGCTCCGGCACAGTGCCTGTGACGATAGAAAGAAAAGCCTCAACAAATGAGTCGGCAATGGCTTGGTTGTCAAACTCGACACCGTCTGCGCCACGCCAAATATAGATACTTTCGTTGTTGATTTCCACCGAGTCGTGTTGCAGCTCAACAGCACGTGGTTCGATAAAATCATCAACAATTTCCGTAATGCGCTCAATATCAAGGTTGAGTTCGGCGGCTGAGTTGATTTCTATGGGGTTGTTGCGCAGGCGCACAATGGTGCGCATACGTGTGAAAACATTGCCCTCGCGCCCGTAGTTAAACGCGCGCTCCACAGCATCATCAGTCAGATGACGCAGGTCGATATCATCGGTAGTAATGGTCAACGTAACATCATCAATATTAACGCTTACGTTAGTGATTCGCTGCTCATTGTCGTCAAGGGCCCAGTCGCTGATATGGCTGGCATCAAAAGTTTCTTGCGCTTCTTCTCTGGTCATACCGCCGAAAGCAACACCATTAATGTAGATGCCGTCGTAGATAACGTCTGATGACAGCGTGATAGCAGTAAAAATTGCAACAAAAACCAACAACGCTGCTACTACCGATGATGCGGCAATGATAGCAATTTTAATGCCTTTTCTCTTGTCTTTGCACACTGCCTTGTTCAGCGGAACTGGCGGGGCTTCCGAGGCAGTTTGTTCGATAGAAGCTACCGTTATGGTCGATGGCTTTTTTTGCTGTTTAGCCGTGATATGTATGGTTTTTTTTGTGGGTGCTTTTTGTGCCTTTGGCGGTTTGA
Protein-coding sequences here:
- a CDS encoding DUF6440 family protein yields the protein MKKAKPEKRFEKLYTDMFGMGEWATVLRDKKTGAQYLFYKYVSAGGLTPLLDKDGNPVIDEDSTK
- the purN gene encoding phosphoribosylglycinamide formyltransferase is translated as MIKIAVLVSGGGTNLQALIDAREMFSNAEIALVLSSRLDVFALERAQTAGITTAVVSKKEYPDREKFTRAVMDVLTTHDIDLVVLAGFLTVLSPIFCKTYHNRIINIHPSLIPAFCGDGFYGLRVHEAALAYGVKLTGATAHYVWPETDSGPVIAQKSIDVLPDDTPQTLQRRVMEECEWPLLCDAVRRHCEGKLRVEGRKVYSC
- the rpmE gene encoding 50S ribosomal protein L31, encoding MKTAIHPKYAPTTIRCACGTTIDTASTKENLRVEICSNCHPFYTGKQKLVDSGGRVDRFNKKFGITAQQ
- the purM gene encoding phosphoribosylformylglycinamidine cyclo-ligase; protein product: MSQRYAQAGVDVEAGYKAVELMKQSVESTYIPGVLGSLGGFGGLFQPDFGGLDTPVFVSGTDSVGTKVKLAVELDKHDTIGIDCVAMCANDVACSGAQPLFFLDYIGIHKTIPEKVAELVSGVAEGCRQAGCALVGGETAEMPAVYAAGDYDLVGFCVGMVDKPKMVDNDAAQEGDVLLGLPSTGVHSNGFTLIREIFDCSREGLSDFIPSLGKTLGEELLTPTRIYVSAIQALLQGITIKGISHITGGGFYENIPRMLPSGLGVKIDLQAFPRPAIFDLLAERGNLSKEDLYGTFNMGLGLICVISKEEAQAAITALDAVGENAYIVGEVIKNEGVHL
- the purH gene encoding bifunctional phosphoribosylaminoimidazolecarboxamide formyltransferase/IMP cyclohydrolase, which codes for MNKRALISVFDKSGAVELAQGLQSLGYDLVSTGSTAKLIAESGLDVTPIEAVTDFPECLDGRLKTLHPKVHGGILAVRGNAKHMTQIKELAIAPIDIVVCNLYPFRETIAKPNVTRDEAIENIDIGGPTMLRAAAKNWQDVCVVVSPDDYTPLLECLQAGEVSQEYRLTLARKVFEYTAQYDAQIAQYFDNEQSVAYPEHLTLTYEKQQDLRYGENPHQTAAYYRELSPHDGDLVNARQLHGKELSYCNINDLNGAIALVKEFAEPCCVAVKHATPCGVGIGECIDEAWHNAYEADKVSIFGGIIALNRECTPAVAEAINQMFIEIVIAPSYAPDALACLTQKKNIRVMELPKISEFTPIDTRTIKQIAGGLLVQSANVQLYESTKRVSKALVTPKQQTQLDFAWKVVKHVRSNAIVLVNGKRTVGIGPGQCNRVTALDIALRYAGANAKGSVMASDAFFPMSDCVEAAAAAGIAAIIQPGGSIRDQDSIDACDKHSIAMLFTGMRHFVH
- the purD gene encoding phosphoribosylamine--glycine ligase codes for the protein MKLLLIGGGGREHAIAWKLSQSRHMPELFVAPGNAGIAQIATCLPYPATDLDGICSWAESNKPDLVFVAPDDPLALGLVDKLEALGIPAFGPRANAAILEGSKVFSKAFMQKHGIPTAKYQTFDDQTAALAYLETQSMPVVIKADGLALGKGVIIAQTEDEARDAVISMMSGGRFGASGNRVVIEECMTGPEVTVLAFTDGATVKAMPSSQDHKRAFDGDQGPNTGGMGAICPSPHYTPDIAAICERDIFLPTIQGMATEGRPFKGVIYFGLMLTPDGPKVIEYNARFGDPEAQAILPLLDSDLVDICLAIIDGKLADCPIAWRKQASVCIVMASGGYPGDYPKGFPITGLDDVQDAIVFHAGTANTNGQVVTNGGRVLGITALGENMPEALAAAYTALRPIAFEGAFFRTDIGRL
- a CDS encoding VanW family protein, translated to MSKGPVRKPGNASQNSPKKKATKPSTAKPMPPIEAVAEKDTVASVASEKATVKPVTKLPTPKKPSPPTKKPQAKSGTATKLPTKAAPKAASKTVPKPTAPHKKPAATPEESPKEIADTLTPGKNQVATTTMSQSAASKDAVKTAAATATLEKEPTAIKTPPAATEKKAPVKPPKAQKAPTKKTIHITAKQQKKPSTITVASIEQTASEAPPVPLNKAVCKDKRKGIKIAIIAASSVVAALLVFVAIFTAITLSSDVIYDGIYINGVAFGGMTREEAQETFDASHISDWALDDNEQRITNVSVNIDDVTLTITTDDIDLRHLTDDAVERAFNYGREGNVFTRMRTIVRLRNNPIEINSAAELNLDIERITEIVDDFIEPRAVELQHDSVEINNESIYIWRGADGVEFDNQAIADSFVEAFLSIVTGTVPEPVSFAAAVTERQTISLDEIAEEVYIPMRNAALQANGQDITEEQSGLRLDIDKANELLETISDNPVVVPLTVVKPTLTAAALRTQQQTGFFNDVLADIHTDILDFSAGRQTNVRLSSQLINGMILNPGDVFSFNRRVGQRTAARGFQSGIGFIAGRTEQMLGGGICQVSSTLYMAALRGNMEIVERHQHGFRVAYSPLSQDAAIFWGSLDFRFRNTSPYPIRLVVEHPNSNRVRVRIMGTRTNNYTVSIVSTQLGSTPIQTVHVHNPALGAGNQRVTDGGSTGFTSEAHRRIYRDGVLVRTEFLGRDVYRMRPRTIEVGSADMVPNHQAAPPPADPPAPPPPSPTPPPTDPPAPPPPPPSPAPPPPSPPPPSPDPIPPDDGYGG